In Leptotrichia buccalis C-1013-b, the genomic window CGGACTTATATGAAACATATAGAGCATACAAAGTGTTTTTTGAATTGAAATAGGAAAAGAGTAGAGAAATTAGGAGAGAAGATATGCAGTATAAAATTATAATTTATAAAGATAATAAATTCTATAAAGAAGAAGATTTAAAGCAAAAAGGCGAAAATTATATCTATAAATGGGGAAGTGTAGAGTCTGGAAGCTATTTTTTTGAAATAAAAAATGAAGAAAATAATGCCATAAGCGGTGTAACTTACAGTCATACAGCACCATTTGCAAAAAGATTTGAAGCAGTAGTAGATGAAAATTTGCCTCCAAAATCTATAACAGGATTTCAAAAGGGAATAGATATTTATGTAGAATATTCTCCTGTAAAAAAGACATTTTCATTGACAAAAATGAAATTTTACAGAATGAATCTGGATATTTCCGATTTTGGACTGACAGAAGCAACTAATGTAGAAATTGCAGGTAATTTTAATAGCTGGAAAACCGATCCGGAACCAGTTCGTCATTTTGAAGGAACAAATTATGAAGTCGTATTGGCTGCACCTGAAGGTGTTTACGAATACAAATATTTAATTGACGGAAAATGGCATCCTGAAAATGAAAATAAAAAATTGGTTATTGGAGAAAATGGAGCATTATTTGCACAGGGAGATTTAGGAACTGGAAAATTTGTTTATGAAGCGATTGATAAAAATAGCCATTTAAAGGCAATAGTTCACGATTATGAAAGTTTACAGTATTTTAACAAATTGTCAGATAGTGAATATGAATTTAAAATAAGAACTCAGATGAATGATGTGGAACGTGCATATATTAGCGTTGTTTTACACGAAGAAGATAACTATGAAATGATTTATGAACTGGAAAGATATCAGGATAAAACGAATGGATTTGATTATTTTGAAAGAATAATAAATTTCGGAAAAGAAGCCAAGAAACTTTTGTATTATTTTATTCTTGAAGATAATGGTTCAAGAGCTTATTTTAATGGAAAAACATTGAGCTACAGCAAGCCAAAAAGACTTATTGTAAATACAACATCCAAGGACATACAGCTATTTCATGTACCAAATTGGGCAAAAGAAGCAATCTGGTATAATATCTTCCCAGACAGATTTTACAACGGAAATCACTACAATGACCCTATTTTCAATGAATTTGGTCCAGAAGCATTTAAACAAAATAGACTTCATGAGCAAAACTTTATAGAAGATTACAAATGGGAAAAAAGTAATAATGTAATTAGCCATTTTGATAGAAACCGTTGGACTGCTGATTTTAAAGAACAAGTAATTTGGGAAAAACTGGGAGAGCGTGAAATTGACTACAGCTTGAAATATGCCAGAATGTACGGTGGAGACTTACAGGGAATAAAAGAAAAAATACCATATATGAAAGAGCTGGGAATTAACGCTATCTGGCTAAATCCAGTATTTTTCTCACATCAAAACCATAAATATGGAGCAAATGACTTTAGACATATTTCGCCTGACTTTGGAACGATAAAAACAAGCGGAAAAACTCATGGTGTAGAAATTAGTAAAAATAATAAATATGGGAACAAATCGTATATAGATGTCCTTGGAAATAAAGCTTCAACAAGTAGTGAGCTAAAACTTCTGGAAGTAAATTTGAAGGGTGAAAATCGTGGAAAAAATGGATACGGAGAAACAGAGGAGCCATCAACTTGGGTATGGACAGAATCAGATTTAATAATGGTAGATTTGATAAAGGAACTTCACAGAAATGGTATTCGTGTAATATTTGACGGGGTTTTCAATCATAGCAGCAGTGATCACTGGACGTTTAATATGGTGCTTGCTGACGGAGAAAGCTCTAAATACAAGGACTGGTACAAATTCACAGATTTTGGGCAGCATGTTCCAATTACAGATGAAATGAGCGATGAACAAGCATTTGAAACTTTGATTGCAAATAGAAAAAGAACTATTTACAATGCTTGGGGAGGTTTTGATTCACTTCCGGAATTTAACACATTTAATCAGGAATACAAGGAATATATTTTCAATATAACAAGAAAATGGATGTACGGACCTGACGGAAAAGAAAGTGAAAACTGGATGGAAGATGACGGAATAGATGGTTGGCGTCTAGATGTTCCAAATTGTCTGGAAAACCAAAATTTCTGGAATGAATGGCGTGAAGTTGTAAAAGGTAGCAAAAAAGATTCCTACATAACTGCAGAACTTTGGGGAAATGCTTCAGGTGATATTAATGGTGGAAATAAATTTGATACTGTAATGAACTATGAATGGTTAAAAACAGTTATTGGATTTTTTATTAATCAAAGTCGCGAAGGTGGAGTAAGATATAAACTGAAGGCACAAGACTTTTTCAATGAGCTGCGGGAAAAAAGAACTTGGTATCCATATCAAGCATTGCAAGCAAGTCAGAATTTAAATGGTTCACACGATACTGACAGGCTTTATTCGAGAATCGTAAATGATGTAGTTGGAAGAAATCTGGAAGAAGGAAAACAGCTAGAAAAAGGATATAATGGAATACGTCCAGACCTAGCTTCAAATTATCATCCAAACACAACAATAGACTGGCGAAACAGCCCAATTAAGCCAAAAGACATACTTAAATTAATCTCAATATTCCAAATGACATATATTGGAGCACCAATGCTATTTTACGGCGATGAAATCGGAATGTGGGGAGCAACTGACCCATATTGCCGAAAACCAATGTTATGGAAGGAATTTTTATACGATAATGAAAAAAATCCGTCACATATTAACCAAAATGAAAGTTACGAACAAAAA contains:
- a CDS encoding alpha-amylase family glycosyl hydrolase — encoded protein: MQYKIIIYKDNKFYKEEDLKQKGENYIYKWGSVESGSYFFEIKNEENNAISGVTYSHTAPFAKRFEAVVDENLPPKSITGFQKGIDIYVEYSPVKKTFSLTKMKFYRMNLDISDFGLTEATNVEIAGNFNSWKTDPEPVRHFEGTNYEVVLAAPEGVYEYKYLIDGKWHPENENKKLVIGENGALFAQGDLGTGKFVYEAIDKNSHLKAIVHDYESLQYFNKLSDSEYEFKIRTQMNDVERAYISVVLHEEDNYEMIYELERYQDKTNGFDYFERIINFGKEAKKLLYYFILEDNGSRAYFNGKTLSYSKPKRLIVNTTSKDIQLFHVPNWAKEAIWYNIFPDRFYNGNHYNDPIFNEFGPEAFKQNRLHEQNFIEDYKWEKSNNVISHFDRNRWTADFKEQVIWEKLGEREIDYSLKYARMYGGDLQGIKEKIPYMKELGINAIWLNPVFFSHQNHKYGANDFRHISPDFGTIKTSGKTHGVEISKNNKYGNKSYIDVLGNKASTSSELKLLEVNLKGENRGKNGYGETEEPSTWVWTESDLIMVDLIKELHRNGIRVIFDGVFNHSSSDHWTFNMVLADGESSKYKDWYKFTDFGQHVPITDEMSDEQAFETLIANRKRTIYNAWGGFDSLPEFNTFNQEYKEYIFNITRKWMYGPDGKESENWMEDDGIDGWRLDVPNCLENQNFWNEWREVVKGSKKDSYITAELWGNASGDINGGNKFDTVMNYEWLKTVIGFFINQSREGGVRYKLKAQDFFNELREKRTWYPYQALQASQNLNGSHDTDRLYSRIVNDVVGRNLEEGKQLEKGYNGIRPDLASNYHPNTTIDWRNSPIKPKDILKLISIFQMTYIGAPMLFYGDEIGMWGATDPYCRKPMLWKEFLYDNEKNPSHINQNESYEQKVDSDLFEWYKKLIRIRLQNKTLVYGKFREIMADNEKDIIVYERVIEDYSIIVVINNSFNDWENVEFETHYQDERFIDLVTEGRTFRTSSNGKIKLNIKAKEGMILRKVRIDRDYE